Proteins co-encoded in one Nitrospiraceae bacterium genomic window:
- a CDS encoding tetratricopeptide repeat protein, with protein MINIPEKQYLHAENLKNSAKYLKALALFNKTISLYKKEKNKQMSLEGIRNCFLSLADIYRMTGDFRSAIKNYKKADSLCIKLKDRQTSADASVGIGLSLRAMGRWKDALKLFSEAKKLYIFNKDREGIAFVCWAEAGALRIEGNIPEAIKTFNNALELFKKLKNRTGLGYCLCGLGGTNRIAGLFDKSLKYYREANKTFRGLDDIFGIAYSYCGVGNALRMMNDYDGAHKNFKNAEKLYRKIGDIVSYSYTLWSLGKTLTMTGKFKTALKYFDKADKLFRKTGDSRGRIYCSLGKGEIEFLKGKKASACRLFRAAFEKAVEDMFLVEKCHAKAFLSFLDGKSDNNCYNKLGLKLKFRSIPFNIP; from the coding sequence ATGATTAACATCCCAGAAAAACAATACCTTCACGCGGAGAACCTGAAAAACAGCGCTAAATATTTAAAGGCGCTTGCCTTATTCAACAAAACAATCAGTCTTTATAAAAAAGAAAAGAATAAACAAATGTCTTTAGAGGGAATTCGTAACTGTTTTCTGTCGCTTGCTGACATCTACCGCATGACTGGTGATTTCAGATCTGCAATCAAAAACTATAAAAAAGCAGACAGTCTATGCATTAAATTAAAAGACAGACAGACATCTGCAGATGCATCGGTCGGAATAGGACTCTCGCTGAGAGCAATGGGCAGATGGAAAGATGCATTAAAATTATTTTCAGAGGCAAAAAAACTATATATTTTTAACAAGGATAGGGAAGGCATTGCTTTTGTGTGTTGGGCTGAAGCAGGTGCATTGAGAATAGAAGGCAATATCCCTGAAGCTATAAAGACATTTAATAATGCACTAGAATTATTCAAGAAACTCAAAAACAGGACAGGCTTGGGATACTGTTTGTGCGGCCTTGGGGGAACAAACAGGATTGCAGGACTCTTCGATAAATCTCTTAAATACTACAGAGAAGCAAATAAAACATTCAGAGGATTAGATGACATATTCGGCATCGCATATTCTTATTGCGGTGTTGGAAATGCACTGAGAATGATGAATGATTATGACGGAGCTCATAAAAATTTCAAGAATGCAGAGAAACTTTACAGAAAAATAGGCGACATTGTTAGTTACTCATATACTTTGTGGAGTCTTGGAAAAACTTTAACCATGACCGGAAAGTTCAAAACAGCTTTAAAATATTTTGATAAGGCAGATAAACTTTTTAGAAAAACAGGTGATTCAAGGGGAAGAATATATTGCAGTCTTGGGAAAGGCGAAATAGAATTCCTCAAGGGTAAAAAAGCATCAGCATGCAGACTCTTTCGAGCCGCTTTTGAAAAAGCAGTTGAGGATATGTTTCTTGTGGAAAAATGCCATGCAAAGGCATTTCTTAGTTTTTTAGATGGAAAATCAGACAACAATTGCTATAATAAGCTCGGCTTAAAACTTAAATTCAGGTCTATTCCGTTTAATATTCCCTGA
- a CDS encoding CDP-alcohol phosphatidyltransferase family protein yields the protein MKENMKVLNLPNTLTIMRIVTIPVFTTAVIYKRYDYALYLFIFAALTDTLDGLFARLTDQKTAFGTFLDPLADKFLLVTAFIVFAVSGLIPLWLTITIVSRDVIVVMGWIVIYLVAGKSTINTTKTGKLAIAMQLLLLCYVLLDINVPSVPDIHGMLIWITAITTIASGLHYIYRGFKTTYAE from the coding sequence ATGAAGGAGAACATGAAGGTATTAAATCTTCCAAATACTTTAACAATAATGCGTATAGTTACTATACCTGTTTTTACAACAGCTGTGATATACAAAAGGTATGACTATGCGCTTTATCTTTTTATATTTGCAGCGCTTACAGATACTCTTGACGGGCTTTTTGCAAGACTGACAGACCAGAAAACAGCATTCGGAACATTTCTTGATCCTCTGGCAGACAAGTTTCTGCTCGTTACCGCATTCATTGTTTTTGCGGTTAGCGGTTTGATTCCGCTATGGCTTACTATAACAATAGTGAGCAGAGACGTTATTGTTGTTATGGGATGGATAGTAATATATCTTGTTGCAGGGAAATCAACTATTAATACAACCAAGACAGGAAAACTTGCGATAGCAATGCAGCTACTATTGCTTTGTTATGTGCTTCTTGATATTAATGTGCCTTCAGTGCCAGACATACACGGAATGTTAATATGGATAACAGCAATAACAACTATTGCATCAGGGCTGCATTATATTTATAGGGGTTTTAAAACTACATATGCAGAATAA